The following are encoded in a window of Candidatus Paceibacterota bacterium genomic DNA:
- a CDS encoding type II secretion system F family protein gives GLGRYGPAGAFFVVLISGLVFFLWKKRPNFRRQVEKNILRMPLVGSMLKSSFSISCFDTLAGLLKSQATLLDSLSVCAQTSSILIGQDFIFQTYKSVNEGESLHEAFSKGYLIQPDMLEMLSVGERSGMLAHTLKSIADFYRADLTEKLARLATLVEPLAMIGIGLCVGLIALSIITPMYALTQHVSAH, from the coding sequence GGCTTGGGTCGGTATGGTCCAGCAGGTGCTTTTTTTGTAGTGCTGATTTCTGGCCTTGTATTTTTTCTGTGGAAAAAGAGACCAAACTTTCGCAGGCAGGTTGAGAAAAATATTTTGCGAATGCCTCTGGTGGGCTCCATGCTCAAATCCTCCTTTAGTATTTCTTGCTTTGACACTTTAGCCGGACTTCTTAAATCCCAAGCCACTTTATTAGATTCGCTTTCTGTTTGTGCCCAAACATCTTCAATTTTAATTGGCCAGGATTTTATTTTTCAGACCTATAAATCCGTCAACGAAGGGGAATCTTTGCACGAGGCTTTTTCAAAGGGTTATCTGATTCAGCCTGATATGCTTGAAATGTTGTCGGTGGGTGAGCGTTCGGGTATGTTGGCCCACACGCTAAAAAGTATAGCCGACTTTTATCGAGCTGATTTGACTGAAAAGTTGGCACGTCTGGCTACTCTAGTCGAGCCGCTGGCTATGATTGGGATTGGTCTTTGTGTTGGCTTGATTGCGCTTTCTATTATTACGCCGATGTATGCCTTGACCCAGCATGTCTCGGCGCATTGA
- a CDS encoding prepilin-type N-terminal cleavage/methylation domain-containing protein, protein MQHCKCAFTLIECLIYITVFSLLMTTLILTSYDLIFASQALDRRAFEYVETIFKNPPELSWEMWKKIK, encoded by the coding sequence ATGCAACATTGTAAATGTGCGTTCACGCTGATTGAGTGTCTCATTTATATCACAGTTTTTTCTTTACTTATGACCACTCTCATCCTGACCAGCTATGATTTGATTTTTGCTAGTCAAGCTCTCGACAGGCGAGCCTTTGAATATGTCGAGACTATTTTTAAAAATCCTCCGGAGCTAAGCTGGGAGATGTGGAAGAAAATAAAATAA
- the gpmI gene encoding 2,3-bisphosphoglycerate-independent phosphoglycerate mutase — MNKNKIQTMLIVLDGWGYREETKDNAIATAQTPFFHSIWNTYPHTLLKASGNAVGLPEGQMGNSEVGHTTIGAGKPVDTELVRIGRAITTGEYAKNPAFIALFEHVKKNNSVLHVQGLIGDGGVHSHQEHLFAFLRAAKEAGIERVAIHVFTDGRDTPPQSAAEYLRELERVLQEVKIGFIATVSGRFYAMDRDNNWDRLAKYEQALFECKGNVCQIKNTPASTFVENLYKEGKIDEMLEPIVCLDENGKGCSIQPHDGVFFFNFRADRARMLSQKIIEMAPKEDVFFVTMTEYNTDFKCMVAFSPAVIETTLAKEISLAGFTQAHIAETEKFPHATYFLNGGVQKEYPGEKYILLPSHKDVPTHDLAPKMRAEGIADKAIEEINAGTDFIFINFANADMVGHTANVPAIIQAVEEVDHQLKRVIDALTARGGVAIITADHGNAEMNVDPVTGIKHTSHTTNPVPCIVTSHAVTSLRDGGTLADLTPTIFSFLGIKKPAVMTGTSLVVS; from the coding sequence ATGAATAAAAATAAAATTCAAACAATGCTCATTGTCCTCGACGGTTGGGGCTATCGAGAAGAGACCAAAGACAATGCTATCGCCACAGCTCAAACACCTTTTTTTCATAGTATTTGGAATACCTATCCCCACACTCTTCTCAAAGCCAGTGGAAATGCTGTGGGTCTACCAGAAGGTCAAATGGGCAACAGTGAGGTGGGGCACACTACAATCGGTGCCGGTAAGCCTGTGGATACTGAGCTTGTGCGGATTGGCAGGGCTATTACCACCGGCGAATATGCTAAAAATCCCGCTTTCATAGCCCTCTTTGAGCACGTCAAAAAAAATAATTCTGTCCTTCATGTTCAGGGGCTTATTGGTGACGGAGGCGTCCATAGCCATCAGGAGCACCTTTTTGCTTTTTTGCGAGCGGCTAAAGAAGCCGGTATCGAGCGGGTAGCTATCCATGTTTTTACAGATGGTCGGGATACTCCACCTCAAAGCGCGGCCGAATATCTCCGCGAGCTTGAACGCGTTCTCCAAGAAGTCAAAATCGGTTTTATTGCTACTGTCTCCGGTCGCTTTTACGCTATGGACCGTGACAACAACTGGGACCGTTTGGCTAAATACGAGCAGGCTCTTTTTGAATGTAAGGGCAATGTTTGCCAAATCAAAAACACCCCGGCGTCAACTTTTGTCGAAAATCTTTACAAAGAAGGCAAGATTGATGAAATGCTCGAGCCAATTGTCTGTCTGGATGAAAATGGCAAGGGCTGCAGTATTCAACCTCACGACGGCGTTTTCTTTTTCAATTTCCGAGCTGACCGCGCACGCATGCTTTCCCAGAAAATTATTGAGATGGCCCCAAAGGAAGATGTCTTTTTTGTGACCATGACCGAATACAACACCGACTTCAAATGCATGGTCGCCTTTTCACCTGCCGTGATTGAGACGACTTTGGCCAAGGAAATCTCTCTAGCTGGCTTCACTCAAGCCCACATCGCTGAGACCGAAAAATTTCCTCATGCTACGTATTTCCTGAACGGGGGTGTGCAAAAAGAATATCCGGGTGAAAAATATATTTTATTGCCAAGCCACAAGGATGTGCCGACTCATGATCTTGCCCCTAAAATGCGGGCTGAAGGGATTGCGGATAAAGCGATTGAGGAAATAAATGCTGGCACGGATTTTATTTTTATAAACTTTGCCAATGCCGATATGGTTGGGCACACGGCCAATGTGCCGGCTATCATTCAGGCGGTTGAGGAAGTCGACCACCAGCTCAAGAGAGTGATTGATGCCCTGACTGCCCGCGGCGGCGTGGCTATCATCACAGCCGATCATGGCAATGCAGAAATGAATGTTGACCCAGTGACCGGTATCAAACACACTTCTCATACCACCAATCCAGTACCCTGTATTGTCACTTCTCACGCGGTGACTTCACTCCGCGATGGCGGCACTCTTGCTGATCTTACGCCTACCATCTTTAGCTTTCTGGGTATCAAAAAACCAGCGGTGATGACCGGCACAAGTTTAGTGGTTTCCTAG